The following is a genomic window from Opitutus sp. GAS368.
GCGGCCCCGCCGTCGCGCCGGGCATAGAGGAGGTCTACCAGGCCCGCTATCCGCTCAGCCGGCTGGTCTTTTTCAACACGAACAAACGCCCCGGCCAGCCGCTCGATCCGGTGCTGGAGGAATTCCTCAGGTTCCTGCTCAGCCGCGAGGGCCAGCAGGTCGTCCTCGACCAAGCCACCTTTGTTCCGCTGCGCGCCGGGCAGGCCGACGCCAGCCGGGCCCTGCTCAAGTGAAGCGGATTGTCGCGCTGCTGCTGCTGGCCGGCGCGCTCCGTGCCGCGGGCCCGCTCGACCCGGCGCTGCCGGAATATAAACCGGAACAGACGGTTCGCGGCGGGCTCAACAGCGTCGGTGACGACGCGATCGAGCCGCTCATGAACGCCTGGCTCGCGGCCTTTCAGAAGCACCAGCCCGGCGTCACCCGCGGGGAACGCTGGGCGCACCCCGGCGGCGCGGCGGCCTTCGGCGCGCTCATGCTGGAGACGACCGACGTGGCCCCGCTCGGCCGCGAACCGTGGCCCGCCGAGCTCGCGCCCTACGGCCACCAGTTCAAGGGCGACATGATGAAGGAACCGCTGCTCGTCCGCGTGGGCACCGGCGGCTTCACGCCGGCCGGGCAGTCCGGCGCGCTCGCGGTCTACGTCAACGCCGCCAATCCGCTGGCGCAACTCTCGCTCGCGCAGCTCGACGCCCTCTTCGGTGCGCAGCGCAAACGCGGCGGCCGCGCCCCGTTGCTCACCTGGGGCCAGCTCGGCCTGGCTGGCGAGTGGGCCGACCGGCCGGTCGTCGCGGTGGCGATGCCGGACTACTCGACCCTGGCGCTCGTCTTCCAGCATCGCGTGCTACAGGATGGCCTGTGGACCGCCGGGCTGGAAATCGCGCCCAACCCGGCCGCCGCGCTGCAGAAAGTGGCGGCCACGCCGGGTGCGATCGCCTTCGCCGGCTTCATGGACGCCCCGGGCACGAAGACCCTCGCGCTCGCCGAAGCCGACCCCGGGCCATTCGTCACCGCGTCCGAGGCGACGGTCGCGAACCACACCTACCCCCTCACCCGCGATCTCTACCTCGCGGTGAACCAGCGCCCGGGCGCACCGCTGCCGCAGAAGACGAAGGAGTTCCTCGCCTTCGTGCTCAGCCGCGAGGGCCAGCAGATAGTCGCGGACTACAAATACTTCTTCGCCCTGAACGCCCCCGCCGCCGCGGTGGAGCGCGCCAAGCTCGCCGGTTATCTCGCCCCGGTCGATCCGGCCATCGCGTCCTACCGCGCGACCGCGCAGGTCAGCGGCCCGATCGCCAACGTCGGCAGCGACGGCATGGAATCGCTCATGGAAAAATGGATGGCGGCCTTCACCCGGCTCCAGCCCGGCGTGCACCGCGGCGCGCGCTGGTCCCACCAGGGCACGTTGAACGGCTACCAGGCGCTGCTCGCCGGCGAGACCGACCTCGCGCCGATGGGCCGCGAACTGTGGCCGGGCGAGAAGGTCATCTACCAGGCCGTGCGCGGCCAGCCCGAGCCGCTCGAGATCCGCGTGGCACGCGGCGGCTTCAACACCCCGCAGCGCACCACGGCGCAGGCCATCTTTGTGAACGAGCACAACCCGCTCGCCGGCCTGACCGTGCCGCAGATCGACGCGATCTTCGGCCGCGAGCGCCGGCAGGGCTCGCCCGCGGCCATCACCACCTGGGGCCAGCTCGGCCTCACCGGCGAATGGGCGGACCGGCCGATCACGATTTACGTGCCCTATCGCATCGCACCCAACTCGATGTCCGTCCAGATTTCCGTGCTCAAGGGCGGCGCCTGGAGTCCCGCCGTGCACGAGGGCTCGATCGCCGAGGTCGCCGCGGCCGTGGCGCGCGAGCCGGGCGCGATCGCCTTCGGCGGCTTCGAGGAAGGCGGCCCGGGCCTGCGCCCTGTTCCGGTCGCCGCGAAAACGGGCGGCGCCTTCATCGCCGGCAATGCCGCCGACGTCGCGAGCGGCCGCTATCCGCTCACGCGCTACATGTATATCCGCCTGAACCGCGAGCCGGGCCGGCCGCTGCCGCCGCAAGTCCGCGAGTTCCTGCGCTTCATCCTCAGCCGCGAGGGCCAGGAGTTCATCCCGACCTCGGCCTATTTCCCGCTCCGCGCCGACGAGGTGGCGGCAGAGCTGGCGAAACTGGAGTAGCGGCCGGCGGCGAGTATCACCAGCGCCCTCCGTCTTTGCTCATGTCTCTCCACTCCCATCCCTCAATCCTCAACTGATCCGTCCATGTCCGATTCCACATCCTTCGCGGGCAACATCGGCCGGTTCACCGGCTTCGCGGACCGGTATGACCGTCATCGCGCGGGTCCGCCCCCGGCGCTGGCTGACCTGGTCCGGCAATACGCGGGATCCACGACGCCCGGCCTGGTGGTTGACCTCGGCAGCGGCACGGGGCTCTCGACGCGCTATTGGGCCGACAAGGCGGCGCGCGTCATCGGGATCGAGCCGACGCCCGACATGCGCCGCCAGGCCGAGAAAGTCACCACGGCCCCGAATGTCTCCTTTCGCGCCGGCTTTTCCCACGAGACCGGACTGGAAACCGGGAGCGCCGATCTCGTCATCTGCATGCAGGCCTTGCACTGGATGGAACCGGCCGGGACCTTCGCCGAGGCCGGCCGCCTCCTCCGGCCCGGCGGGATCTTCGTGGTGTGCGACTACGAGTGGCCGCCCACGACCGCATCGTGGGAAGCCGACCAGGCCTTTGACGCCTGCTTCCGGGCGGGCCGCCGCCTCGAGCAGGCCCGCGGCCTGGTGCACAACCTCCGGCACTGGGACAAATCCGGCCACGCCACCCGGATGCGGGAGAGCGGCCGTTTCCGTTTCGTGAAGGAATCGGCCGTGCATCACCTCGATCGCTGCAATGCGGAGCGCCATATCGGCCTGCTGCTCTGCCAGGGATTCATCATGGCGCTGCTGCGCGGCGGCGTCACCGAGGACGAACTGGGCATCACGCAATTCCGCACCGTGACGCAACGCACCCTCGGCGACGAGCCGCGGCCGATGATCTGGAACGCCACCGTGCTGCTGGGCGTCGCCTGATCGCGCGTCAGCCGGCCGGTGGCACCAGCGCCGCCTCCATGGCTTGGCGCAGTTCCATCTGCTTGAGCGCGTAATTTTCCAGGGCGACATCCTCCGCGGTCGCCGGCACCCACTTGTGGACCAGCGCGGGAGCCCCCGTCGAACTCACCGCCACAAAGACCATCGTGCACCGGGTGGTCTCGGTCAACCCGCCCTCGCGGGGATCGCCCGCCCGCACCGTGATGGCGATGTGCATGCTGGTGCGGCCCGTGTGGATGAGTCGCGCATTCACTTCCACCAGGTAGCCGATGAGGATGGG
Proteins encoded in this region:
- a CDS encoding class I SAM-dependent methyltransferase; translation: MSDSTSFAGNIGRFTGFADRYDRHRAGPPPALADLVRQYAGSTTPGLVVDLGSGTGLSTRYWADKAARVIGIEPTPDMRRQAEKVTTAPNVSFRAGFSHETGLETGSADLVICMQALHWMEPAGTFAEAGRLLRPGGIFVVCDYEWPPTTASWEADQAFDACFRAGRRLEQARGLVHNLRHWDKSGHATRMRESGRFRFVKESAVHHLDRCNAERHIGLLLCQGFIMALLRGGVTEDELGITQFRTVTQRTLGDEPRPMIWNATVLLGVA
- a CDS encoding acyl-CoA thioesterase, whose protein sequence is MTTPAKATREITLRFLAEPGDVNFGGKVHGGAVMRWIDQAGYACAVSWSGHYCVTVYVGGIRFLHPILIGYLVEVNARLIHTGRTSMHIAITVRAGDPREGGLTETTRCTMVFVAVSSTGAPALVHKWVPATAEDVALENYALKQMELRQAMEAALVPPAG
- a CDS encoding substrate-binding domain-containing protein, translating into MKRIVALLLLAGALRAAGPLDPALPEYKPEQTVRGGLNSVGDDAIEPLMNAWLAAFQKHQPGVTRGERWAHPGGAAAFGALMLETTDVAPLGREPWPAELAPYGHQFKGDMMKEPLLVRVGTGGFTPAGQSGALAVYVNAANPLAQLSLAQLDALFGAQRKRGGRAPLLTWGQLGLAGEWADRPVVAVAMPDYSTLALVFQHRVLQDGLWTAGLEIAPNPAAALQKVAATPGAIAFAGFMDAPGTKTLALAEADPGPFVTASEATVANHTYPLTRDLYLAVNQRPGAPLPQKTKEFLAFVLSREGQQIVADYKYFFALNAPAAAVERAKLAGYLAPVDPAIASYRATAQVSGPIANVGSDGMESLMEKWMAAFTRLQPGVHRGARWSHQGTLNGYQALLAGETDLAPMGRELWPGEKVIYQAVRGQPEPLEIRVARGGFNTPQRTTAQAIFVNEHNPLAGLTVPQIDAIFGRERRQGSPAAITTWGQLGLTGEWADRPITIYVPYRIAPNSMSVQISVLKGGAWSPAVHEGSIAEVAAAVAREPGAIAFGGFEEGGPGLRPVPVAAKTGGAFIAGNAADVASGRYPLTRYMYIRLNREPGRPLPPQVREFLRFILSREGQEFIPTSAYFPLRADEVAAELAKLE